One Saccharomyces kudriavzevii IFO 1802 strain IFO1802 genome assembly, chromosome: 7 DNA segment encodes these proteins:
- the UPA1 gene encoding putative methyltransferase (similar to Saccharomyces cerevisiae YGR283C and YMR310C; ancestral locus Anc_5.7), with product MAVKRKYEKVKNEGKVARKVKPSLLKLKKNMDIESAVAQYSICIPTSAIDNCFNLEQTTFTAYQIAKTAVLFNIQEIIVLDLSKDRRHGKRPRSKETISDCLLLATLLQYFVTPSNLLDITFKRKNMLYLKHAFAFPKLHQLAFMNESAEHIYREGLSIAQDNAEKEIERDQTNLVYIGKGEIIELSNQNIPRTVRVTVDLQRKEVVSPRDVYKNQTLGYHVRVASTLDEVSEGYARTLWVNSGDYHYDEELSKYRKVETKLPYIMKIKKGSVSETPCNILLIFGKWDHLKRCFKRSDLECSALHRYFSGQLHFPGTVPQGKLAIQDGLQIALTMLQHWTT from the coding sequence ATGGCTGTCAAACgtaaatatgaaaaagtCAAGAATGAGGGGAAAGTCGCTAGAAAGGTGAAACCAAGCTTACttaaactgaaaaaaaacatggaTATAGAATCTGCCGTGGCCCAATATTCGATATGCATACCGACAAGCGCCATTGACAATTGCTTTAATCTGGAACAGACAACGTTTACTGCCTACCAAATTGCGAAGACAGCTGTTCTGttcaatattcaagaaattataGTTCTGGACCTGTCAAAGGATAGAAGGCATGGAAAGAGGCCAAGATCGAAGGAAACCATTTCTGATTGTTTGTTACTCGCCACACTACTGCAATATTTCGTTACACCTTCGAACTTACTGGATATCACGtttaaaaggaaaaacatGCTTTATTTGAAACATGCATTTGCCTTCCCAAAATTGCACCAGTTGGCCTTCATGAATGAATCAGCCGAACATATCTACAGGGAGGGCCTATCCATTGCACAAGATAACGCAGAGAAAGAGATCGAAAGGGACCAGACGAATTTGGTGTACATAGGAAAGGGCGAGATCATTGAGTTATCGAATCAGAATATCCCCAGGACTGTGCGCGTAACGGTTGACCTGCAGCGCAAGGAAGTTGTATCGCCCAGAGATGTCTACAAAAACCAAACATTGGGTTATCACGTTCGGGTGGCAAGTACGTTGGACGAAGTGTCCGAAGGTTATGCAAGAACTCTTTGGGTCAACAGTGGTGATTACCACTACGACGAAGAACTGTCAAAGTACCGGAAGGTAGAGACAAAGCTACCATACATCatgaagataaaaaaaggcTCTGTGTCAGAAACACCGTGCAACATCCTGCTTATCTTCGGCAAATGGGACCATTTAAAGCGTTGTTTCAAGAGATCCGACTTAGAATGTTCTGCTTTGCATCGCTACTTTTCTGGACAACTGCACTTCCCTGGTACAGTACCCCAGGGGAAGCTAGCCATCCAAGACGGTTTACAAATAGCCCTCACCATGCTCCAGCATTGGACCACTTGA
- the ERV29 gene encoding protein ERV29 (similar to Saccharomyces cerevisiae ERV29 (YGR284C); ancestral locus Anc_5.5), whose amino-acid sequence MSYRGPTGNFGGMPMSSSQGPYSGGAQFRSNQNQSTVGIFKQWKQSFERFASRIEGLTDNAIVYRLKPYIPSLSRFFIVATFYEDSFRILSQWSDQIFYLNKWKHYPYFFVVVFLVIVTISMLIGASLLVLRKQTNYATGVLCACVISQALVYGLFTGSSFVLRNFSVIGGLLIAFSDSIVQNKTTFGMLPELNSKNEKAKGYLLFAGRILIVLMFIAFTFNKSWLTIALTIIGTICFAIGYKTKFASIMLGLILTFYNVTLNNYWFYNNTKRDFLKYEFYQNLSIIGGLLLVTNTGAGELSVDEKKKIY is encoded by the coding sequence ATGTCTTACAGAGGACCCACTGGAAACTTTGGCGGTATGCCAATGTCATCATCGCAAGGACCATACTCTGGTGGTGCGCAATTTAGATCAAACCAGAACCAATCTACCGTAGGCATTTTCAAGCAGTGGAAGCAATCTTTTGAGAGGTTTGCCTCCAGGATTGAAGGGCTTACAGACAATGCAATTGTCTATAGACTGAAGCCCTACATCCCAAGTTTGtcaagatttttcattgtggCCACCTTTTATGAAGATTCGTTTAGGATCTTATCGCAATGGTCCGACCAAATTTTCTATCTGAATAAATGGAAGCATTATCCATACTTCTTCGTTGTTGTGTTTCTAGTTATTGTCACAATTTCCATGTTGATTGGCGCCAGTTTGTTAGTTCTGAGAAAGCAAACCAATTATGCCACCGGTGTGTTATGTGCCTGCGTCATTTCTCAAGCTCTAGTTTATGGGTTGTTCACAGGTTCATCGTTTGTTTTAAGAAACTTCAGTGTCATTGGTGGGCTGTTGATTGCATTCAGCGATTCCATTGTCCAAAACAAGACCACGTTCGGCATGCTTCCTGAATTGAACagtaaaaatgaaaaagcaaaaggtTACCTGTTGTTTGCAGGTAGAATCCTAATCGTTTTAATGTTCATCGCATTTACATTCAATAAATCTTGGCTTACTATCGCTTTGACTATTATTGGCACTATATGTTTTGCCATAGGTTACAAGACAAAATTTGCATCCATTATGTTAGGTTTGATCTTAACTTTTTACAACGTCACATTGAACAACTACTGGTTTTACAACAACACCAAGAGGGATTTCTTGAAGTATGAGTTTTACCAGAACTTAAGCATCATCGGCGGGCTCCTATTGGTTACCAATACTGGCGCTGGTGAACTATCCGTTGatgagaagaagaaaatttactaG
- the ZUO1 gene encoding zuotin (similar to Saccharomyces cerevisiae ZUO1 (YGR285C); ancestral locus Anc_5.4), whose product MFTLPTLSSDITVEINSSATKTPFVRRPVEPVGKFFLQHAQRTLRNHTWSEFEKIEAERNVKTVEESNVDPDELLFDTELADEDLLTHDARDWKTADLYAAMGLSKLRFRATENQIIKAHRKQVVKYHPDKQSAAGGSLDQDGFFKIIQKAFETLTDSNKRAQYDSCDFVADVAPPKKGTGYDFYEAWGPVFDAEARFSKKTPIPSLGNKDSSKKEVEQFYAFWNRFDSWRTFEFLDEDVPDDSSNRDHKRYIERKNKAARDKKKTADNARLVKLVERAVSEDPRIKLFKEEEKKEKEKKKWEKEAGARAEAEAKAKAEVEAKAKAESEAKANASAKADKKKAKEAAKAAKKKNKRAVRNSAKDADYFGDADKATIIDEQVGLIVDSLSDEELVSAAEKIKANAAGAKEVLQESAKTIVDSGKLPSSLLSYFA is encoded by the coding sequence ATGTTCACTTTACCAACATTATCGTCTGATATCACTGTTGAAATCAACAGTTCCGCCACCAAGACTCCATTTGTTCGTCGTCCAGTTGAACCAGTTGGTAAGTTCTTTTTGCAACATGCTCAAAGAACTTTAAGAAACCATACCTGGTCTGAAttcgaaaaaatcgaaGCTGAGAGGAACGTCAAAACCGTTGAAGAATCCAATGTTGACCCTGATGAATTGCTGTTTGACACTGAATTGGCTGATGAAGATCTATTGACTCATGACGCTAGAGACTGGAAAACGGCTGATTTGTATGCTGCTATGGGTCTGTCCAAGTTGCGTTTCAGAGCCACCGAAAACCAAATCATCAAGGCTCATAGAAAACAAGTTGTCAAGTACCATCCAGATAAACAATCTGCCGCTGGTGGTAGTTTGGACCAAGATGggtttttcaagattattCAAAAGGCTTTTGAAACTCTAACTGATTCGAACAAGAGAGCACAATACGATTCATGTGATTTTGTCGCGGATGTTGCTCCACCAAAGAAGGGTACCGGATATGACTTCTACGAGGCTTGGGGTCCTGTTTTCGATGCCGAAGCTCGTTTCTCCAAGAAGACTCCAATCCCATCTCTAGGTAACAAGGACTCTTCCAAGAAGGAAGTCGAACAATTCTATGCTTTCTGGAATAGATTCGACTCCTGGAGAacctttgaatttttggacGAAGATGTTCCAGATGACTCCTCCAACAGAGATCACAAACGTTACAtcgaaagaaagaacaaggCCGCAAgagacaagaagaagacagCTGACAACGCCAGATTAGTCAAGCTTGTCGAAAGAGCTGTCAGTGAAGATCCTCGTATCAAAttgttcaaagaagaagagaagaaggaaaaggagaaaaagaagtGGGAAAAAGAAGCTGGCGCAAGAGCCGAAGCTGAAGCCAAGGCCAAGGCCGAGGTTGAAGCTAAGGCCAAGGCTGAATCTGAGGCCAAAGCCAATGCCTCCGCCAAGGCTGACAAAAAGAAGGCCAAGGAAGCTGCCAAGGCTGctaagaagaagaacaagagaGCTGTCCGTAACTCCGCAAAGGACGCAGATTACTTTGGCGATGCTGACAAGGCCACTATCATTGACGAACAAGTTGGTTTGATCGTCGACAGTTTGAGTGACGAAGAATTAGTATCCGCTGCTGAGAAGATCAAGGCCAATGCTGCCGGTGCCAAGGAAGTCTTGCAAGAATCTGCCAAGACTATTGTCGATTCTGGCAAACTGCCATCCAGCTTGTTGTCCTACTTTGCCTAG
- the BIO2 gene encoding biotin synthase (similar to Saccharomyces cerevisiae BIO2 (YGR286C); ancestral locus Anc_1.205a) encodes MMSTIYRHFSTARPALTKCATNAAVKSTSAFAEPSALNTLQYALSLEEPNHSWTKSQLKEIYHTPLLELTHAAQLQHRKWHDPSKVQLCTLMNIKSGGCSEDCKYCAQSSRNDTGLKAEKMVKVDEVIKEAEEAKRNGSTRFCLGAAWRDMKGRKSAMKRIQDMITQVNDMGLETCVTLGMVDQDQAKQLKEAGLTAYNHNIDTSREHYSKVITTRTYDERLQTIKNVQESGIKACTGGILGLGESEDDHIGFIYTLSNMTPHPESLPINRLVAIKGTPMAEELADPKSKKLQFDEILRTIATARIVMPKAIIRLAAGRYTMKETEQFVCFMAGCNSIFTGKKMLTTMCNGWDEDKAMLAKWGLQPMEAFKYDRS; translated from the coding sequence ATGATGTCAACTATCTACCGTCATTTTTCTACCGCTAGACCGGCTCTGACTAAATGCGCAACCAATGCTGCAGTCAAATCTACATCTGCATTCGCAGAACCCAGCGCTTTGAACACTTTACAATATGCATTATCTCTAGAAGAACCAAATCATTCGTGGACAAAATCTCAACTGAAAGAGATCTACCACACTCCACTGCTTGAGCTTACGCATGCAGCACAATTGCAGCACAGAAAATGGCACGATCCTTCCAAGGTACAGCTGTGCACGTTGATGAACATCAAATCTGGTGGCTGCTCTGAAGATTGCAAGTACTGTGCGCAATCCTCGAGGAACGACACTGGACTGAAggctgaaaaaatggtcAAAGTGGATGAAGTGATCAAAGAGGCAGAAGAGGCTAAGAGGAACGGATCTACTAGATTCTGCCTGGGTGCTGCATGGAGAGACATGAAAGGTCGTAAATCCGCCATGAAAAGAATCCAGGACATGATTACACAGGTGAACGATATGGGACTAGAAACATGTGTCACTCTGGGTATGGTTGACCAAGATCAGGCAAAGCAATTGAAAGAGGCAGGTTTGACTGCATACAACCATAACATCGACACTTCGAGGGAGCACTACAGTAAGGTCATCACCACCAGAACCTACGACGAAAGATTACAGACCATCAAGAACGTCCAAGAGTCCGGAATAAAAGCGTGCACCGGTGGTATCTTGGGTCTGGGTGAAAGTGAAGATGATCACATTGGCTTTATTTATACGCTTTCCAATATGACTCCTCACCCAGAGTCCCTACCAATCAACAGACTGGTTGCTATCAAGGGGACTCCAATGGCCGAGGAACTTGCCGACCCAAAGAGCAAGAAATTGCAATTCGATGAAATTCTGAGAACTATTGCCACGGCCAGAATTGTCATGCCAAAGGCGATTATAAGACTAGCTGCGGGTCGTTACACCATGAAGGAAACAGAGCAGTTTGTCTGCTTCATGGCCGGTTGCAACAGTATCTTCACcggtaaaaaaatgcttaCGACTATGTGTAACGGTTGGGACGAAGACAAAGCAATGCTGGCTAAATGGGGGTTGCAACCTATGGAAGCCTTCAAGTACGACAGATCCTAA
- the HXT8 gene encoding hexose transporter HXT8, whose translation MTTVETDSPNEPFVVEDNHSSNGNSSHLSTPTVEDNKACSKENGEEAQEIVIPEKPASTYLTVSIMCLCVAFGGFISGWDTGTISGFVNQTDFLRRFGNYSHSKDVYYLSNVRTGLIVSIFNVGSAIGCLFLSKLGDIYGRCMGLVIVIVVYMVGIVIQIASVDKWYQYFIGRIVAGVGAGSISVLAPMLISETAPKQIRGTLLACWQLMVTFAIFLGYCTNYGTKSYSNSIQWRVPLGLCFAWAIIMIGGMMFVPESPRFLVQVGRVEKAKASFAKSNKLSIDDPAVIAEIDLLVAGVEAEEAMGTASWKELFSRKTKVFQRLTMTVMINSLQQLTGDNYFFYYGTTIFKSVGMNDSFETSIVLGIVNFASCFFSLYSVDKLGRRRCLLLGAAAMTACMVIYASVGVTRLYPNGKSQPSSKGAGNCMIVFTCFYIFCFSCTWGPVCYVIISETFPLRVRSKCMSVATSANLLWGFLIGFFTPFITSAINFYYGYVFMGCLAFSYFYVFLFVPETKGLALEEVDEMWIDGVLPWKSESWIPSSRRGTDYDNEKLQHDDKPWYKRML comes from the coding sequence ATGACTACAGTAGAAACTGACTCACCGAACGAACCCTTTGTGGTGGAAGACAATCACTCGTCGAATGGAAATTCTTCTCACCTATCGACACCCACTGTGGAGGACAACAAGGCATGttctaaagaaaatggagaaGAAGCACAGGAGATTGTTATTCCAGAGAAGCCGGCTTCAACCTATCTTACTGTTTCTATTATGTGTCTGTGTGTTGCCTTCGGTGGCTTCATATCTGGTTGGGATACAGGCACAATTTCCGGGTTTGTCAATCAGACGGATTTCTTGAGAAGATTTGGTAATTATAGCCATTCTAAGGATGTTTATTACTTATCAAATGTGAGAACTGGGCTGATTGTGTCTATCTTTAACGTTGGAAGTGCCATTGGCTGCCTCTTTCTGTCTAAATTGGGTGATATCTACGGCCGTTGTATGGGGTTGGTGATAGTTATTGTCGTTTATATGGTTGGTATTGTAATCCAGATTGCTTCTGTTGATAAATGGTATCAATATTTTATCGGAAGAATTGTCGCTGGTGTCGGTGCTGGTTCTATTAGCGTCCTCGCTCCAATGCTTATATCCGAAACTGCGCCGAAGCAAATTAGAGGTACACTGCTTGCTTGCTGGCAACTGATGGTAActtttgccattttcttgGGTTATTGTACCAATTATGGTACCAAAAGTTACTCAAATTCTATTCAATGGCGTGTTCCTCTCGGTTTATGTTTTGCCTGGGCCATTATAATGATAGGTGGTATGATGTTTGTTCCGGAATCTCCTCGGTTCTTAGTACAAGTTGGAAGAGTCGAAAAAGCTAAAGCATCTTTTGCCAAATCAAACAAGCTCAGTATCGATGATCCAGCTGTAATTGCAGAAATTGACCTTCTTGTCGCCGGAGTTGAGGCCGAAGAAGCAATGGGAACAGCCTCTTGGAAGGAGctattttcaagaaagacgAAGGTTTTCCAACGTTTGACTATGACAGTCATGATCAACTCTTTGCAACAACTTACCGGTGACAACTATTTCTTCTACTACGGTACCactattttcaaatctgtcGGTATGAATGACTCTTTTGAGACTTCTATTGTTCTGGGTATCGTGAATTTTGCTTCTTGCTTCTTTTCACTTTATTCTGTTGACAAGTTGGGACGTCGCAGATGTCTTTTGCTGGGAGCTGCGGCCATGACTGCATGCATGGTTATTTATGCTTCCGTCGGTGTTACAAGATTGTATCCTAATGGTAAGAGTCAGCCATCGTCCAAAGGTGCTGGTAATTGTATGATTGTGTTCACCTGTTTCTATATTTTCTGCTTTTCCTGTACCTGGGGTCCGGTGTGTTATGTTATTATTTCTGAAACATTTCCATTGAGAGTTAGATCCAAGTGTATGTCTGTTGCGACATCCGCCAACTTGTTGTGGGGGTTCTTGATTGGCTTTTTTACGCCGTTCATTACCTCGGCAATTAACTTCTACTATGGTTATGTTTTCATGGGCTGCTTGgcattttcatatttttacgtctttttgtttgttcCTGAAACGAAGGGGCTTGCTTTGGAAGAAGTCGATGAGATGTGGATAGATGGCGTCTTACCCTGGAAGTCTGAATCTTGGATTCCCTCCTCTAGAAGAGGCACTGATTATGACAACGAGAAACTACAACATGACGACAAACCTTGGTATAAGAGGATGCTCTAA
- the IMA5 gene encoding oligo-1,6-glucosidase IMA5 (similar to Saccharomyces cerevisiae IMA5 (YJL216C)): MTIIHNPTWWKEATVYQIYPASFKDSNNDGWGDLAGITSKLDYVKELGVDAIWVCPFYDSPQEDMGYDIANYEKTWPRYGTNEDCFRMIEESHKRGIRVIVDLVINHCSEEHEWFKESRSSKTNSKRDWFFWRPPKGHDAEGNPIPPNNWRSFFGGSAWRYDEKTGEFFLHVFAPGQPDFNWENEECRKAIYDSSVGYWLRHNVDGFRIDVGSMYSKVEGLPDAPVTDPTVSYQDGTAFFINGPRIHEYHKEMRKYMLSQIPEGKEIMTVGEVGVGGEDDFKVYTSAKEKELNMMFNFKHTSVGESPEFKYELIPFTLKDFKLALAESFLFIEGTDCWSTIYLENHDQPRSVSRFGSDSPKWRETSSKMLATLIISLTGTVFIYQGQELGMPNFKNRKIEQIKCAEGTGTYAAIKRDYGEDSEKMRKYFEALALISRDHGRTPFPWNSDESYAGFTKDAKPWIDMNESFRDGINAEAELKDKDSVFFFWKRALQARKEHKDILVYGYNFQFYDLDNDELFMFTKDSDSKKMFAVFNFSSDSTDFPVPEEKASYTMFFGNCVNSDGNSRTLQPWEGRLYYMK; encoded by the coding sequence ATGACAATTATTCATAATCCAACATGGTGGAAAGAGGCCACTGTCTACCAAATCTATCCTGCTAGTTTCAAGGACTCCAACAACGACGGTTGGGGTGACTTGGCCGGAATCACCTCCAAGCTTGACTACGTCAAAGAGTTAGGTGTTGACGCAATATGGGTATGCCCATTTTATGATTCTCCTCAGGAAGATATGGGCTATGATATTGCAAACTATGAGAAGACTTGGCCTCGTTACGGTACTAATGAGGATTGTTTCCGCATGATCGAGGAATCTCATAAAAGAGGCATCAGAGTCATCGTTGACTTAGTTATTAACCACTGTTCCGAAGAGCACGAGTGGTTCAAGGAGAGCAGATCTTCCAAGACCAATTCAAAGCGTGACTGGTTTTTTTGGAGACCTCCTAAGGGCCATGACGCCGAAGGTAATCCAATTCCCCCAAACAACTGGAGATCTTTCTTTGGTGGTTCTGCCTGGAGATATGATGAGAAAACAGGCGAATTCTTCTTGCACGTGTTCGCTCCAGGTCAACCTGATTTCAATtgggaaaatgaagaatgtcGTAAGGCCATTTATGATTCATCGGTGGGGTATTGGCTTCGCCACAACGTTGATGGCTTCCGGATTGACGTAGGCAGCATGTACTCTAAAGTGGAAGGCCTACCAGATGCACCTGTCACAGATCCAACCGTTTCTTACCAAGACGGAACTGCTTTTTTCATAAATGGACCACGTATACACGAATATCATAAGGAAATGCGTAAATACATGCTCTCTCAAATCCCAGAAGGCAAAGAAATCATGACCGTGGGTGAGGTTGGTGTCGGTGGTGAGGATGATTTCAAGGTTTACACCAGTGCCAAGGAGAAAGAGCTTAACATGATGTTCAACTTCAAACATACCTCTGTTGGCGAAAGCCCCGAATTCAAGTATGAACTTATTCCATTCACCTTGAAAGACTTTAAGCTGGCTCTTGCCGAGAGCTTTTTGTTCATTGAGGGGACTGATTGCTGGTCTACGATTTATCTTGAAAATCACGATCAGCCTCGTAGTGTTTCGCGTTTTGGTTCTGATTCTCCCAAGTGGCGCGAAACCTCCTCTAAAATGTTGGCTACTCTAATTATTTCGTTGACCGGTACGGTGTTCATCTACCAGGGTCAAGAGCTAGGTATGCCCAACTTCAAGAACAGGAAGATCGAGCAGATCAAATGTGCAGAAGGAACAGGTACTTACGCGGCTATCAAGCGTGACTATGGCGAGGACTCAGAAAAGATGAGAAAGTATTTTGAAGCATTGGCCCTTATTTCCAGGGACCATGGGAGAACGCCCTTCCCATGGAACAGTGATGAATCATATGCAGGTTTTACAAAGGACGCAAAACCTTGGATCGATATGAATGAATCATTCAGAGACGGAATTAATGCAGAAGCCGAGCTAAAAGATAAAGACTccgtttttttcttctggaaaAGGGCGTTGCAGGCTAGAAAGGAGCACAAGGATATCCTTGTGTATGGGTATAACTTCCAATTCTACGATTTAGACAATGACGAACTATTCATGTTCACCAAGGATTCTGacagcaaaaaaatgtttgcTGTTTTTAACTTCAGCAGCGACAGCACCGATTTTCCAGttcctgaagaaaaagcttcATACACCATGTTTTTTGGTAATTGTGTGAACTCAGACGGCAATTCGCGCACCTTGCAGCCATGGGAAGGGAGACTTTACTACATGAAATAA
- the SKDI07G5370 gene encoding uncharacterized protein, producing the protein MNKPIREGLDIDDEAKDPNSVLNFWKEALIFRKAHEDITSTAMISSLSTWAMTSYPVSQRSTAMRHCLLLWT; encoded by the coding sequence ATGAACAAGCCTATCAGAGAAGGCCTCGACATTGATGATGAGGCCAAAGATCCAAATTCAGTTTTGAACTTCTGGAAGGAGGCTTTGATATTTAGAAAGGCCCACGAGGATATTACGTCTACGGCTATGATTTCGAGTTTATCGACTTGGGCGATGACAAGCTATCCAGTTTCGCAAAGAAGTACGGCAATGAGGCATTGCTTGCTGCTTTGGACTTGA
- the SKDI07G5380 gene encoding fungal specific transcription factor domain-containing protein (similar to Saccharomyces cerevisiae MAL13 (YGR288W)), translating into MAGPVTSKKVPKKLIDQCLRLYHDNLYVIWPLLSYEDLHKLLEEEYDDCYVYWFLVALSAATLSDLQTEIESEERITFTGKQLSSICISSCQQFDDLEGSNVFNIMTYYCLHRSFAQASNTKTSYRLCCEAIGLVTMAGLHREETYEPLSFCEQQLRRKLYYLILMTERYYAVYLHCATSLDATISPPQPEFVTDPRLSLDSFLEMIRVFTVPGKCFFDALASDSTSVFCTEDSLKKIWTELHKASLNIEPWSYGYVDISFSRHWIRILAWKLVYQMKGTKFSSNVNNGLIPVEIARDMLEDAFLTPENLYDVHGPGIPMKTLEIATALVDIVGQYDRNMKFEAWNIMHDVSKFVFSLKHYDNGMIQRFSTKCQRALITLPISKTLQVNENSKNDEADIIS; encoded by the coding sequence ATGGCCGGTCCCGTGACAAGTAAGAAGGTCCCCAAGAAACTGATCGATCAGTGCTTACGGCTGTATCATGATAATCTATATGTGATTTGGCCTTTGCTCTCCTATGAAGATCTTCACAAGCTTTTGGAGGAAGAGTACGACGACTGCTACGTTTATTGGTTTCTGGTGGCTCTTTCAGCGGCCACTCTCAGCGATTTGCAAACTGAAATAGAATCTGAAGAAAGGATTACTTTCACGGGGAAACAGTTATCCAGTATTTGTATCTCATCGTGTCAGCAGTTTGATGACCTCGAAGGCAGCAATGTGTTCAACATTATGACCTATTACTGCTTACATCGCAGTTTCGCACAGGCGTCTAACACAAAAACTTCATACAGGCTTTGTTGCGAGGCTATTGGTCTCGTAACGATGGCAGGTTTGCATCGTGAAGAAACCTATGAAcccctttctttttgtgAGCAGCAGCTCAGAAGGAAGCTATATTATTTGATTCTTATGACGGAGAGATACTATGCCGTGTACCTTCATTGCGCAACAAGTTTAGACGCCACAATATCCCCACCACAACCTGAGTTTGTCACTGATCCTCGGCTTTCCCTGGACAGTTTTCTAGAGATGATCAGAGTGTTCACCGTTCCAGGAAAATGTTTCTTTGATGCTTTAGCCTCTGATTCCACTAGCGTTTTTTGTACCGAAGACtctctgaaaaaaatatggacTGAACTTCATAAAGCCTCGCTCAATATAGAGCCATGGTCTTATGGATACGTTgacatttcattttctcgACATTGGATTAGGATACTAGCCTGGAAGCTAGTGTATCAAATGAAAGGCACCAAGTTTTCTTCGAATGTTAACAACGGACTCATACCAGTCGAAATCGCTAGAGACATGTTAGAAGACGCGTTCTTAACCCCGGAAAACCTTTACGATGTTCACGGTCCTGGTATACCAATGAAGACATTGGAAATAGCCACTGCTTTAGTGGACATTGTAGGTCAGTACGATCGTAATATGAAGTTCGAGGCCTGGAACATCATGCATGACGTATCcaagtttgttttttctcttaaACACTATGATAATGGAATGATCCAGAGATTTTCAACTAAATGTCAGAGGGCTCTAATTACTCTACCTATTTCTAAAACGTTGCAAGTAAACGAAAATtctaaaaatgatgaagccGACATAATTTCTTAA